TGCAGTGCGCGATCAGTTACAATCGCGTGCGCGCGTTTTATGGACACGCGGGACGAAGCGCCGGAGGACGAGTACACTGCGAGGCGGACGTGTGCGACGTCTTAATAGGCGCGCTCCGGGTTCGGTCTTCCACGACTCATTGGTAGTCCGCGCGGGGCGCATCTCCCCGCAATCGTCCCGGTAGCTGCGTGCCCGGCCGACCTTACGAGCTGCATCCGCGAGAAGGGAAACAACACTGCGCGCCGCGTCACTGGGGACACCGGTGCGGCACGTCGCGCAATACAGTGTGGCCCGAGGGAGTGCGCTTGCCGAGTCAGTGCTCGGGCGTCCGCGGGTAATCGGCTTATCCTCGTCTGAACTTGTTTCCAGAAAAGCCAGTTGGGACACGTTGATGTATTTGTCTCGCGCCGATATACGGCCGCAGAGCCTTGAGTAAGTGACTGAGAAACGGGGAGTCCCCTTTACGTGATCTGAGAGGCTGCATATTGTCGCGGATGTGATGAACGGAGAGGTGACAGGCGAGTCGTTTGCCTACAGCAGGAGCGTCCTGGTGACCTAACTGGACAAGCAACGACACGACCATTCATTTGCGTCACGCGCCTATATAAGGAGTAATATTTTGCTTTCGCGAAGGTTGACTACGAAGTAATGTTGCAGATCACCAGCGGCGGTAGCTTAATGGCAGCCGTTGTGCTAGTGCGCACGAAGTCGCAGGTTTGAGTCCCAACAGCGGCGACCGAATTTCGACGGGGGGGACTGAAAAAAAAACCGttagtgtgcttagatttaggcgtatATTAAAGAAGAGGTCGAAATTAATCTCCATGGCGTGCTCCATTGCGGTGCTTCCCATAGAAGAGCTATAAAGGTGGAGCTATATCGCTGGTTGCACATGTTGAAGTGAGATGCGCTATTGCGCGACATGAATGAACATAGGAAATGACGTCGTATATGTGTCATTTCTGTCGTTCGTTCTTGTTGATTGGTATATCGCGTTTCGCTTCATCTGCCTGTGGTCCATAACCCCATCAATCGATCATATGTTGCAGACATATTATACTGCACGCCCTCCGATAGATACACGTACTTCACAATGCCATTACGCTGCCTTAATCGTGCGGGGTTAAACGCTACACAAGAAATGAAGTTTCAGAAGTCGTTGAACCTTACTTAGAATGCTAAAACTCAATACGGTCAGGAGCGCCTCTTTCTTTATCTTCAGATTTTCAGTTACTGCGACAGAGTACACGTCGCACAAGCCGtgcagaaacaaaagcaagaaattaGAATTGGGTTAAACCACACGTACGACGGCAAAAGCGACAATGAACCGCCCCCGCTGGTCGGTTGCATAACTCGCTGTCAGTTGTTTGCTTTGCCTCCAGAGGACAAACCTTGCAATTGTTTGTCCACACTCTGAACTTGCCGCTTCTGTCGCGTGCACGCGTGTACACAACTGAACTTGGAGCACCTCTTATTCTGCTCTGGAGCTTGCAAAAAGTATTGCATGCGTTATGACATCGCACACAACTGGCGGGAGTGTCAATTCCCCTCGTAGTGTGCCGACAGTGACGAAGCTTTAAAAAATGCTAGAATATGATCGAAGAAAAATTTACGACTCCAACCAAACGTTGCCGCGACGAGCAACGCAAGCCGTATATTTACCTGGGTCTTGCCTCGTACTCGTTCGCTGCCTGCCTTCCTATCGTCTATACAAGTGACTTCAGATTGAGCTCAGCTCGCGGAACTGAGGTCCCTTGCGAAGACTCTCGTCACTCTATCAACTGGCTCAGCTATAGCTTCACCGCGAGCTAACCTGTCGCAAGTGTACGCTGCGGTGTGCACCACCGCCTCTTTATTTTGGCGAGGCGCTGTCAGCGGTGCCCCCACATGTGTGACATACGCTTGTGCGGAAAGGCCCGTATCACGAACCACCATGtgggcttcgaaaaaaaaaagggggggggaatcGTGTAGGCGTTGCCAATACGCTGGCTGGAAAAGTGAGACGTTTGCTTTGACGAAAATGATTGCTTAGCTTAGAAAATGACTGCCTTTCCGCCACCAATACAGCCGAAATCGCGAGACAAAGGAGGGGAAATATGAGAAGACTGAAACATTGATGGGATCATTTCCACTCAGCCCAACCATTGCTATTTGTGCCACAGTAAACAATTTGTCGAATACAGCCATTCAACTGAGAATAATAAGTTGACAGCTGCAGCTTCAAAGTCAAGCTTCGAGAATGCTACTTCACAGGGCTCCTTcgttataattttttttccttctgacCGTTTTGATATACTGCGATAAAATAGATGTTCCCATGCTTTAGGAAATATGCCAACGGCTTTTGACAGAGTTGTGCATGTGAAAATACTAGCAGGAGTGGGACACGCGCATAACTCGCAACTCTAGCGCAAACCACTTCAATAACATCCCCCTTTCCGGCAATGGTATGGCCTTACACTAACTGGGGCGCCAGCCAAGAAGACTAATGGGTAGCAAAATTTTTACGGCAGCTGAATAGAGCTGCAGTCCTCGCTAAACGTTTGGAGGTCACCGCACGCGTCACTGAATCTGTGGTCAGGTCACGTATACCGCGAACCTCGTAGAGCCGTCTGCGCTAATCTGGAAATTAATAGATGATAATAGATTAATAGTTTAAGAACTCCATGGCTGGTGTGGAAGCCTCGCCACGGGACCCGCAGGTCGTTATAGTCACTTGCGTAGTGCCTTTCAAACTTCTCACTCAAGGTAGCGCACCCGTAGAACCGCAACATTGCTGGCCAGGGTATTTCGGACCAGTAAACAAACACGATGCTTAATTTCCATAAGTTTCCGAACTAAATGGTAGAAGTTCGCATTTCAAAATCAGTTCTGGGAGCTGGGCTATACTTATGCTGCTCTATAGTAACGTGCTGGTGAAGGCTATAGCTCGTTCATCTTTAGAACTAAGCTGAAATATCGCGATTCAACGTTTTCTCTGTGTCTCATGTGTGCCCGGTTTAGTCGACCTCGTTTCAGTTTAGTTCTATGCTGCTCTTTATGGCTGCGACCTCAATGAATCAATCGCTACTAGCTCAATAAATCGCCCAACCGGGAGTATATTCTCAGACCATCCAGCGCCCCggattgtgtgtatatatatatatatatatatatatatatatatatatatatatatatatatatgcaagaaaTAAACATAATTTGGCAAATAATACTGAAGGTAAAAGCAAAACATTCAAGTCAATCAAGTAAAGGGTGTGTCACAGATTTTGAATTATTTTAATGTATTGTAAGCGTGCTTCACCCACTTTGGGGGGTATCACCGTCTGGTATGaaagcgtgggccgatcccgaaggctgTGCAGTCTTACACAGAGTCTCAGAGCACTAGCCTTCACGAGGGAAAGAAAGTGGCAAGTGGCGCGCGCCCTGTACATACGTTTCAACTAGCGACGTTGGCTCGAGCGAAGCATGCGTGCGATCGCGCTATAATGTTTAAGGCATTGGGCTGCTTTGCTGCTGGAAGGCGGGCGTTGAATTCCACAAATCAGTCGGGGATTGCTTCATGGTACTGCAGGTGGGCTTCGCCTATCACGGAGGAGCGTTACACGCGAGCGCGCCACAGTGCGCACGAAATGGCGGCTCTGTAATGAGATACGCGGTATACAGAAAAAGTCACGTTGATAAAACGTCGTCCGCAGCACGCACAGCTGTCGAGACGACACAATCTAACTATGCTATCGCATACTTGCAGAGTTAGCGATATTAGGTACTGGcatcttttctttaaatgtgatGTTTCTTTTTCGGAATTTCTCTGTTTGgcatttcaattttttaaaatatgATGAATAATACATAAATTGTGCAAGTATGGCACAGAACGAATAAAATAGGGGGACATTAACGAGGTAATCTTTTCGTTTAGCAAAGGTAATCAACTAATCGTAGACGGCTTGGCAAACGTTCCTATGGCTGTAGACTAATGCACCGACGCGAACTGTATCGCAAATGACGCGTTTGACAACGAGTTTTCGACCTCCTTCCACCACGCAGGTACTCATTCGCCGCTGCTTTCAGCGTTCCATACCTAATCCTAGGCTTGCGTCGCGAAAAGGCAAGGTGTTAGACATCGATTTCTCCTTATCGAGACGTTCCTATCAATAGATCGCACTAAAATGTATTTAGCCGCTTATTGCTTTGTATATAAAATGGTATGTAATATATCTTGGGTTTGAAATATTCGTTGCTTTCACGGTGTCAAACCAGAACTACATCGATAAAGAAAACCCGaaaataggaagaaaaaaaagacggaatgtcgattttttttttctctctctagaGCTTTTCATTCACGGAGCCTGCACTTATGGCAAACGCACAACGATTGAAGTGAAGATGAATCGTCTGCACAACACCGATCAGTGCCGTAGCACTGCCCTTAGTGAGTGTTTAAGACATGGCCACGATCAAATGTTTCGGATAAAGTTTCTCCTGGAGGGTCGCTTTTAACAAACCCACTTAGTAAGCTCACTCGAGCGCCCGAGTGGAAactacgcttcttttttttttttctttcttctgtattCGCATGCATGTGCAATTTCGAGCACTTACTTTGTCGAATTAGGCTAAATGCTCACAGCAACGTTTCACGACGAGCGCAGGCGTATACCGCCCACAAGAGGAGTATATAGCAGACCGTTACTGCGATATTTTAACGAAAGGTGATATACGTTGATGCGCCAGAGCACTGCCATCCCCGATGTCACTTGACCACGCTGTCGGGAGGGATGATCCTCCGAGCATGcggatgttgttgttgttgtcttgagTGGCTGTGGCATATATGGCATACATCCACAGTGGGGGATtcgccatgaatcgggtggttaaattaggtgcataaaaaaaCAACCACAAGGGAGTTGACAATTTGAATGGTGGAGCTTAAAAAGTAAGCGTTTTGTACTGCAGTCTCACTGTACGAACATGAGATCGCTGCGGAATCCCTCACGCTCGTCGTGTTTTCAGTGTGCTGATTAGAGTTTTTGTATCAAATAAATGTATGCCTTTTTTTCCCTGTCATTATTTTTCGGTTATAGTACGCAAGAACATAAACCGGTTGGAACCAATttgaaacgtttctttctttctttttttcgctcagGAAATGAACCGGAAATCAATCTTTTCTAAGaatcgaaagaaaaagaaagacataacGAAGAGGAAAAATCTAGTTGGACAGCCTGGCTGCTGTATAATTGGTGCAAGCTCTAGCGGAGGGACTCCTAGCTTCAGGGACAAGAATTGTGTAAGCATTGAGTCACGAGGAAAACTCCTAAAACGAAAACGTAATATCTGTAGATAAACTTCGCATCTGTGATCTCCTTATTGCTGGTCGAATACTCGATACTAAAAGgttaattagtttttttttctcggtacCGTCTGCATGACTTTACGTAACAGCGTGAGGAATTTGACTAGCAGGTGACAAGAAATGAAGGGGGATGGGAGGAAGGCAATGAAAATGGGACAAGGACAAGAAACATGAATATTTAAGTACAATTTCCTCACTGCCACCTTCTCTGTTCTGCGCAATTCGCTCGATGGCTATGTTTTTCAATCAAGTTACTTTTCTCGCTACGGACGCGACAAAACTCTCGTACGCAAAAGTATTTGTGGAACAGTGACACTTATAGTAGCAAGAGATCCGAAGATAAAGCGTGACTTATTTTGCAGTGAACGTCACTTTTGTATATATAGCTGCGAAGATTAATAACCACATGAAGGGTTTAAAATGTCTGTTGAAGGGTTAAATTATGTCTGTTATGTTGTAATAAATCTGTATTTCTAGCGGCTGCCGACCTTATGTACTAGCTACTCAATGGCACACAGCTACGCTAATATTACAATTAATCATACTCACTCAAGCAATCAACTTCTCAAGAGTACAAACCTGGACTTGTTGGTGCATCGTTACGGAAAGAAAACAGTGGAACAACAACGGGGACCAAGGCAAAGATGGCATCAGAGcgtctttttatttctttgttgatCTCTTGTACTCAGCACTGTGGTGTCGTCTTTGCCTTCGTCCCCATTGTTGTTGTTTGtgcgctggtttttttttttttcagtatcaaACAGTCACTTTTAATTACGTTGGTATTCCAGAGGTCATTCCAATAATGATGTTCCTGGAACTCTTCTGAAAGTTGTGCGACCATACAGCTTCTTACTTACCGCTAGGTATTGGTGTTTTATCAAGTACAAGGCGAAACCGTACAGTCCCTGAAATAAAACTACAGTGGCGAATAGCGACAGTTTGCCTTtcacaaatgtaaaaaaaaaaaggggggggggaatggcGCCAGCAAAGCACCGCACGCTTAACGGCGCTCCGAATCTACACGTGCATCGTCATGCAGGCAGCGCACTTCTTCCGGGCCGATTATCGCGCTTTGCCCACTCACTGAGCCGTTACGGTGATAGCACCGTACGCCAATAACGCCCCAGGGTTTCGCATATATTACGACGCTCTCCACTGTCAAggcggattctttttttttttttcttagctgaCAGAAAGCCCACCTTTGCCGAGAGTCTTCGAAGACGTGCACCGAAGCCATCCTGCCGGTCGCCCATTTTATCCATCCTGGCAGAACCGGCTCGAGCGCGGGGCCAACGATGATCTAACGGCGCGCGGCCCGCGGGTTGTTTGCGAGGGGGCATTCATGCCCAATTCgcgtagcgcgcgcgcgcgctttcgcAACACGCGGGATTATCGGTTGGAATTGCGCATCACGTTCTCCGCGTCGCGGCCCATCCCCTCCAAGGCCGGTGTGCCTTGAAGGCCCGCTGCAGCGGCGTGGACGAGCCGACGCACGGCCAGGATCAGTGGCCGCGACCGGCGCGCCTTCCTTAAACGGGACGATGTGCATTGTTGATGCGTCAAGAGCGTTCATCTCAAATCTGCACTTTCGCCCGGCGATATTTCAGGCAATATGCGTGGGACTTCGACGAGTACCGCGAGCCACCGATTGTCCCCGTCCCCCTCTCTCAAGGGCCGACAGGTTGCATGGAAGGTCGGCGGAGTGGTAACAGTGACCACAGCTAGTGAACTCAAACTAGCTAGTGAACTTGCATGGAAGGTTCGTGCGAGTCGGTGCTGCATGAGCGCGCTGCGAAAGTAGCGTGCGTTCCGCGAGCCGGGTTCGTGTCGAGAAATCCTCGTGTAGCTCCTGAAATGTATCGCGACTTCCATTTTCGATGGCAGATCCTTGTTGCGCACCTCAGAACTAGCGCACAAAATggcccgatatgaaatttccatTCGGTTATCAACTTATTTAGGCCTGTGATTGGATCTCAAAATCTTCAGTGGTCGTATATGAGGCCCGTGCTTACATGCAGTAGTGGAATTccaaaagtaaaaataaaaatgttAATAATGTTAGATAACGAATACACGCAATGCCGGACGAGCGGGTATTGCGTGTCACAACACGGGCAATGCGTATGTCGCTCGAACAGGCAGACAAGGACGCGGAATACTATGAGCTTTTACTTCTGTAACCTAGGTTCAGTAGAAGCACATCCTTAACACGGCAGATACACATCTGTAGACGTAGGAAAACAGCGAATGCCCCGCTCTCTCTCGTCGTAATTTATTGCCTTTCCGCCCGTACACGACGGATGCATCATTTCGTGTCAACGCACAGCTTCCCCTCACGGGGCACGAAAACAAGATAAGTCATGGGATGCCGCACGGCGACCCTAAACCCATCATTTATCGACGGCCAGCATGCCCAAGGGTGCTCCGTGGTGTCACGTTATTTACGACCTTCCGTCACGGCCACATTTTGGCATCCtccgatgagagagagagagagagagagagagagagagagcttttcAAAGACATTACGCGCGTTCTCATTACGTAGGCGCTTGATCCCCTGCGTACACCGCTCGCTGAAAACACTCTAAGCTTGCACAAAGCGAGATCCCGGAGTTACGCGTACGCTGACCGGTTGCGCGAAGCCGCGGAGTTGGAGAAATAAATTAGGCAACACAAGTATACCCCTCGTGGAGCCGTATTTATTTACATGAGCGGAGCCGTACTGTCGTTCAGGAAGCGATGAGCGGTCGCCCATCGGCCCGTTGGGACGGACAAGCAGGCGGACGCGTGGTTAACGCACTCGCTCGCAGCTTCGTGGCACGCACGCGCATGGCGCCCGCCCAGGGATTCGCCTCATCGACAGAAGAACCATATGCAGTAGTGCTTGTGGCAGAAGTTCTCGCCGATGTTGTCCACGCGGATCCAGAGGCGGTATACTTGAACCATTAGGCCGAACACCACCAACGCCAACAAGGCCACGGTCACGTGGATGACAGTGCAGGAACTGCTTGCTTCCTGCGGCGGAAAGCATGATTGAACAGCTGAGAGAAGGCACGGCGGGAAGGGGATGCCAAGAGAGTTCTTCGGACAGGATAAACGCACTTCTGCATGGCTGAGGATTTTTGAGTAATATGTTGCTCACATTATATGTGATCATTATTGTATAGATGACGTGGCAAACAAGAAGTGAAAACCCGAAGTTGCCCGCACGCCGTCCAACAGCGTGCGCTGGTTACGCTTTGCAGCATGATGTCGCGCGAACGCTTTCTATGCAAGCTTGTGTTCTCTTTTAATCGTTACTCAGCCACTTGAAACGCGTGCTGCTTTTGTGGAGATCCACCTTGTGGCGTACTTCGAACTCGGAAGACGTGGATGACGAGACTCACTCTCCGGCATTTTGGCGTCGCAGTATCGAGTGAACCGGACACGGCCCAGAGCCGTCGCCGGTCGTACACGGTTTCGTCTGCTATACGCACCTGTCGGGCCGGGACGACACGCTCAGGAGGGACGTCCTGCGGTTGCGGCCGGGCCTCCGATCTCCAGCGCTCCGACCAATCGACCGTAGGCACCGCCGGCCGATCCGCCTCTTTCTCGTCCGCATGCTGGTCCTCCGCGTGCCGGTCCTCCGCATGCCGATAAGGCCGTTCCGGGAGCGTCACGTGGGCAACTGCGGGAGGTGGCGGCAATGGCTGCGGCCTGCTTATCTCGGGCGCCCTTAGCTGCACGGTGTGGCTGCGAAGGAACGCCGCACGCGGAACATGCACAGTTCCTTAAGGCCTCATACACTGTCCTTCAACATAATGTGAATCACGAATAATTAAAATGAACGAGGCTGCGTCTTCGTATTTGCCATGTTTGTATGAAAACGACGTGATACGACTCATCATATAGGAAGTTCTGACCAGGGGCATATTCATAGGTCAGTCTAGGACGGTGGGGCgagtatgttatttttttatttaacgtCGATAAACCAGGTGTTTGGTCTCTGACCGTCACAATAAGCTTAAGTCAGATTAAGAAgcgaatgcatttttttttgttgtgcgTGTAAAATTTTTATATTCTATCAAATACTGAATATGTTCCCACGCATATACGGGTAATATATTTTTGAAGGGATATAATTAGAAGCATTATGAACAATTCTAACTTTCTAACGCTCTTGGAAAACCTTGAAGCCAAGTATGTCCTCCAATGCATTGTATAGGTTGTTTCAAATAATATAACTTGCATAGCGTGTTCGCTGCAATACGTTTGCCCGAAGCGAAAGTATGCAGCAGTAAACTATTTGAAGCTACCATTGTTTATACAAAGAAGAAAGATTATGACGAGAACAGCTGAATAATGATCACGTTTTGACAAAATCCAAACAAATTTaaattacagtgaaagctcgttaattcgaacttcaataattcgaatttatggataattcgaactgtacgatttggtccggccaagctccatagaagtctatgtataaaaaagtccgttaattcgaacgcgagaaggttcccctcacggataattcgaactacgctcgcctggcacacggccagagaaacgcgcctactgcctacacacaaggctgtattgcctccgaaacagagagaacggcgagagaaggcaaaatcggacaaaaatctaaccgacgcggggtcagccagaaggcagccgcggctgccgcctctccgttctaagtaacctcggagacttcttgcccgttgcgaatctcggaggctttgcaaatcttgtacagctgctaatgttgtgcggaggtggcacggcaagctccaaaacacagcgaatcaagtacgtcgcagctgcgcttgcaatcaagaaccaacgaatcagggccttcgccaccttcacatgttcagcgtctttgtctcggcagtcttcatccgttgtgcacctctgttttcagcttaggaggtatcggccgtcacgattcattgggatggtgttaagcatcggctaacgttcgtttcggtggacatcggtggtgtggcacagtcggacccagagcttcgacttgaagatggcatgtgcccgcggcacacgccatcactttttgacacgccaaatttctgacattcccgactgcttccaaatcgcagtgtactgttggcctccttcactttcgttagttcgaactttcgttaattcgaactgaagcggcttccccttgcggttcgaattaacgagctttaaCGAGAACGACTCACGATTAAAAAGGACAGAGACAGTGCTATTACTGGTTGAACATTGCAGCTTAGTAGCTCCTTGTTTTTCTGGTGCGGGGAGTACCGGGTaaacaataaaaatgaaattctggggtttcccgtgccaaaactacaatctcattacgaggcacaccgtagtggctGGGGGGACAGAAATAATTTTGTcaatctggggttctttaacgtgcacctacccAAACctgagtacacgagcgttctattttctttttatttcgccccTTTCGAAATGCGACCGCCCCGGCCGGtatcgaatccgcgacctcgagcttagcagcgcaacgccatagccactaagctaccacggtggGTAAAACATCGGGTACTTCAGTGAGTGAAGTGGGAGGATGGGCGGAGTGTCGGCTGTTTGGAACACTTTGTTG
This Dermacentor albipictus isolate Rhodes 1998 colony chromosome 1, USDA_Dalb.pri_finalv2, whole genome shotgun sequence DNA region includes the following protein-coding sequences:
- the LOC139054152 gene encoding uncharacterized protein isoform X1, which encodes MTTGNDKVEETVWEYKALILDRDKKPKGPHTWVSKPASFIKVQESDPDLQYEACEFGNGSSRNVAYRITKANGLQFNPDHGVLKPNEKVPLKFKVRPSTRRADQAQIEILAIHVNPTNSDKAIEDKWRLVPANKVSRVRHTVQLRAPEISRPQPLPPPPAVAHVTLPERPYRHAEDRHAEDQHADEKEADRPAVPTVDWSERWRSEARPQPQDVPPERVVPARQEASSSCTVIHVTVALLALVVFGLMVQVYRLWIRVDNIGENFCHKHYCIWFFCR
- the LOC139054152 gene encoding uncharacterized protein isoform X2; amino-acid sequence: MTTDDKVEETVWEYKALILDRDKKPKGPHTWVSKPASFIKVQESDPDLQYEACEFGNGSSRNVAYRITKANGLQFNPDHGVLKPNEKVPLKFKVRPSTRRADQAQIEILAIHVNPTNSDKAIEDKWRLVPANKVSRVRHTVQLRAPEISRPQPLPPPPAVAHVTLPERPYRHAEDRHAEDQHADEKEADRPAVPTVDWSERWRSEARPQPQDVPPERVVPARQEASSSCTVIHVTVALLALVVFGLMVQVYRLWIRVDNIGENFCHKHYCIWFFCR